The following nucleotide sequence is from Salvia splendens isolate huo1 chromosome 2, SspV2, whole genome shotgun sequence.
TgccataaaaaataataaagtataaaaaaaaagacattaTTTCTCTGCTATCAATTTCAGTTGGTTAATAGATGTTTCTAATCCAAATTACCATATATATCGGAAGTAAGATAAAACTACTGGTCCCACTACAAATTACCATATATATTTACATGCCAACGGTAATGTAAGTTAGGAAAGAAATCCGACGAAACTAAGATCAAACTGTACAAATATTACCATATTCATATATTGGATCCGTTTCTAATTAGGAAAGAATTTGCCTATAAAATCAACGGTCTTCAATCTCACACTATCACAAACAGAAAACACACATAGTCATGGACTGCCCAGTTTCTCTCCGGTGGAATACGAGATCGTGCCGACCGCGGCCGCCACACGCTGACGAATACGCCGCCGCGACGTCCTTAATCCTTCTCTCTGAGTCCGGCGGCGGTTTCTGCTCCACCACCGCGAGTGATCCAACAATCACCTCCCCTCCGAAGATGAGCATCACCAATCCATCCGGTTTGATCATCAGAATCAAAAGGCAAAAAGTAGGGTCCCCCGACACGCCGCTGCCAAATCCAATCTACGCGTGCTGGATGTGCGACAAGGTTTTCCAGTGCTCGCAGGCGCTGGGCGGACACATGACGCACCATCGCGCTAAGAAGGGAAAGGCGGGTGACGATCATCACCATCACATTCACGAATGCTCGCACTGCCATGAGGCTTTCGGCACCGGGCAGGCTTTGGGTGGCCACATGCTGAAGCACCTGGATCGATCAAAACTCTGCCACAATTAACTCAACTTCTTGCAGCGCCGCTAAACCAATCATCGACTTGAACTGGCTGCCGCCTCCGGAATAGGATTATTATTTCTTACTTATAAGGCTAATTTTACTTTGTCTGTGTTGTAGTATTCTATTCCACCACCAACATCAACTTGATCTTGGTAATTTTTTGTTacccaaaattagggtttttcgGGTCCATTAATGAAATTTGAGATTCATGTCAGGGAATGCCGTTTAAGGGCATCAGCAGtagggcgccctatggcgcgccacgtcatcagttttatcctccttccccccacctgcagtggggcgccctaaggcgcgccacatcatcattttattgttttgtttaattaatttaaatgttttcaaataacaagtaacgagtaaataaaaaaacgtctaaataacaaatggcgacgcattaataaaaaaaagttacaccattcaacttacaaaaaaaaacaactaagtcggtgcaattcccaacttccgacgcagctcatcgattaacgcccggagatattcggcttggtcggtttggagacggctccatgtcagacaacccgtacgattccgtactgaaatcgggatcgtactgggtgtcggcgtcgaacgaacgatattcgccgggttctgtacccggccaacgcgcctctccgctaaacataggactattggAACTTGAACctatttcgtagtaattatgtaaatgtaataagtttcgaaagtgaaatcgtgaaatgaaattacaaatgaactctatttataaaaaaacgaaaccgcgtgtcatcgtccgcgtcgatcgtccgcgtagcccacagtgggccggacgatggcgcggacgatggcctatcgtccgcggccatcgtccgcgtaggccgcaatggagcggacgatggggcggacgatgggcatcgtccgcgctatactccgcgcctttagtatagggcgcgacgatcgtccgcggcctatgtcacgcacccgcaatggggcggacgatgtgcgccatcgggcgtgccatcgtccgccccattgcggatggcctaatgaTTCAAAATAAGTGGAGTACATTGCTTTTGATTTCCCTTTCCACCCAAATTAATACGTATGTGCAAGTTTGAGTGTTTTACGATTAAATTTCAAGTTTGAAGGAAAATTTAGAATTCTGTTGAAGTTGATAATGAACtaattagatatttttttttgttaattcttGTTTTCTAAATAAAGTTCGCAATCGCGGCTTTAGGGTTTCTCCCGATTAAATTCAAAATCAGGGTATCTATTAATTCGGCTACAAGTAGAATTGCCCATTAATTAATGAAACAGATACCGAGAGTATACGAGTCATTCTAGAATTATCACACTATATCAGATTGAAAACCTTATTACTTtaatatactccctttgtcataaaaaaatagactaattttactattttaagtCGTCCCCCAATATTTAATCAagtctaaatatggaaagtttttaaccaattacacactaataatatggactttACTATCTACTAACATTACTTCCCTCTACCTTTTTTACtaccaattacacactaaaactcgtgttatttacagattttcttttttaggacggagggagtactttgcTTTACTTCGAGAATCATATGAATTGGCAGAGGCCTCCTAAACTTCAGAAGAATCTTTTATCCTCTGAAATTCTTTGCACTCACTCCCTCCGGCTCCATCTAGGATAAGTGGCATTATGTACCTCGctcaagttttaagaaatataatagaaagaaaatagaaaaaattagtagattatggatcctacttttatatggtGATTAGTTTATGGTAATAAACTGTGAATGAGATAAATTAATAGAAAGTGATGTTCATTaccacaaaatataaaaaagtaaatgagactCTTAGCAGTGGTCAAACGAAAAAGAAAACTTGGAACACTTAATCATGGATTGAGGGAGTATAACAGTGCCCCAAATCACGATTAACAGTTGTAGGATATATAGTTAAGTCACCTTCAATAATTGTTGGATACAGTATTTGGCCTCCCTCGTTTTTGTAAAAAATGTACAACTATAtgtttctaaaattttattttggagatgataaaataattaagttgtTTGTTTACATAATCACATTAATTCATGTAGTACGTTTTTAGAAATATGCAGCGTACACTCCCTTCAAAAACGTACagtcatataatcacacatttaTTCTGTTTTTTCTTTATAAAGTACTCGTGTTCTCGTTTCAACTTTTTACTCATATGTTCATTTTCTCAATCTCATTATTGTTTAATCAATTTcactataaataaatactccctattttttcatcaattttgatcgagaatttagaaaatattttgATATACACAATCATATTATAATAGGGTGGAATTAGTCCCTCTATAACTATAAACGGCCATGCTTTTGAATAACATAAGGCTACATTTGTGATGAATGGCAAATTCATACAAGTATCAATTATTCGgattaatatttaattgtttggtcatctctctctctatctctccaCTGTATATAGAGGTACTagtatatttctatttttgtcatATTTTACTAGGTAAGTTCTATATTGATTTTTTGTGCAATCTCCTAttgttacttttttttgttaCAGAAATTAGATATAAATAGATCAATTAATTGATATATGTCATTATCATGATAAAATTGGCTTAATATTTACACATTTTTAGAGTAATTTACTATACGTGTCAGTGAATCTCACCCTTTATCTGTacctttagagcatccgcagcggtggcggttggcgccaccgccgtccgtgccagcggcaaggcgaaggaccgccaccgctgcaaccgcgccgctggcacggcgctgcacGTGGCGGTCTCcgattcgccaacggcatagccgttggtttcaaacaattttttattttttttttttaaaaaaatcggatttttattaaaaaaatcgataaaaaataaaaaaaaaatttcacttccccaaaaaattatatccgtttataaccgtttttccccactttttaatttttttttttatttttttaccccaaaaatacacactttcatctataaatacccccaatttcactccaaaaaattcacactttcactacacaattctcatcatcaatctctcatatccattttcatcttcctctcacaccctacaacaccactatgtccggtaacgacgacaacccaagcggctctcacggttggaaccccgaatggttcggttcgcaaccgtttcatagtccggaaacggaatattcggcccctcctctcacccaagattcgggcgttccgagtggctaccggccatacccaatcgacgatcaaggtgcctccgatgggcgctacgggtggacaccggagcctaggcctcgcgccccttcccaaatgccgaatcctccatctcgcgccggtgtccgcacactgtactcaccggcggagatggaaagattgttcaaggcgtacttggaaatctccgaagatgcggtggttggaacgaaccaatccggcgatcacttttggtggcgcgtctctagccggtacaatgcacaccggccgccgggaacgatcgagcgcaacgagagtatggtgcgcaactgcatcggccgagccaacgaagaaattggcaagttcaacggctatttcatccaggagtcccggaatgccgggagcggccgaagcgaggtcgacatcatcaccgcctcgctgagcacctaccaatccatgaacggtaagtcgttcaaatatcttaacgtttggcaggagacgcggacgcacccgaagtataagggaggcataacatcctcctctagcggctcctccaaacgctcacggtcggcatccctatccgacgccggcgaagaagtggctagccaactcgccgaagctaacttgggtagccccgatgcccaaccaagcggttcccgacgccgaccgcaaggtaggaagaaggcggcggccgaacgacgtcgcgccgcgactccatctgcccctgctcccgaacccgcaccctatgttccacctccacccccgaacaactcgttgtgggcccttttggcccaactcaatatggccgataggtcaactatgacccccacgcaacttcaaatgcacgagtccatgatattgggtctccaaaaacaattggggttggtgccgccggatgcgtagtcttcctcgggttatattagccaataattatgtaatttttaattttaggagtttaattatgtaatttttaatttttagtattttaattatgtaatttttaattttaggattttaattatgtctttttattttatttgtaatttgttatttttattgtggtttttttaatgaattttagtattatgaaaatgtttttgtgtaattgaattttatattaattgtgctcgtccttgcggaagagcacagttgtgggtgttgtgctcttgccagagagcaggcatgaatagtaccacccgggcccacaaccgtgccgctggtaagagcacggttgtggatgctcttatactaatttatatagtagtagtagtactaagtCCCTCTTTAACGCCAAAAAATATTTGACTGAACCTCCTATAGTCCTATTTATAGTCACTTAACCTTATATTTATTGGAATCGTGTTTGGTCaaacgactttgactaataataaatgttacaagacatttaattttgtgaaattaaatgcaattgcGTCGGTCTAcattccgagtagatgaccgtagtatattcattttctcaaatccgattcccgattagtgagaaataatatattaaagttggtcacaataaagctaaaaatgagctatgagaaaaactaagggagtaattaactaagtgttaattatctcacatcggggatgataaacttctttgatgaagtatttaataagatgaaatattatgtgtaataattatcgtggaataagatgggtgacagAACCCACatgcgcgcacacgcgcgcgccgcagTCGCCCGCCCGTGAGCCGCGCACCGTGTCCCGTGCCCGTGCACCGAGTGTcgtgtgccttgtgccttggctATTGGTCTTTGGAGCTGGTCATTGAGCGTGGGtcaagccccgcttgttctttttagaccaccccaaactccacgctatccccgacggaccccgactcatggtggtcctggtccacgtcatgttccCGACGCATAAcaggagacaaaaggtccccgacgTCATTGAGCGTGGGtcaagccccgcttgttctttttagaccaccccaaactccacgctatccccgacggaccccgactcatggtggtcctggtccacgtcatgttccCGACGCATAAcaggagacaaaaggtccccgacggtccatggtgtatcccgtcgtgtagtgtgtccaggtgcgtcgtgtctcttcagctcccaatggctagtgcaccagtcagtaacccccggcggttacagtaaaaccatcatggcacacataatggttgttgactccatcaatgccaaatgagtggacttggcctataaataggcagtcaCTCCATGCATTGCAAACGATTGAACACACAACAAACTCATAtcatttgcatagctctctccctctttgaatagtcttcccgtcgaagctctgcccttgCCTTACTCCCGTTTGCCGGAGCTttgctgctagcggtgctgctacttcagagacgaagccgttttatctttggggacgacacgccaaaccgagaccACTAACGGGGCGTATCTCGTTTTGCGCAAAGAGGAATCTtcgactcggcttacaaatTATATCTATGGTTTATAGTTtctaatttgttattttaatttagtttatttCCATTTAGTTTCTCCATTtttcattgggttgtattacgtccgGTTAATGTATCTTTGTATCATAGTCAATTTTCAACCAACCATATTATAACTTTAACAGTAAGAAACGGATGGCGAAGCTCGCCTGCTGTCAATTTCTTTTTGATCCAAAATCTtattaatactataaattacaTATGGGATAACATGACATTTACAAAGTATACAAATCAAGCAAATTAAATAAGTACGAAACAAAAATAtgattagtatatatatatatagttgtgatcatatgataacccctaaatcacgtaataaccttataaccaaatctggaccacacgtttttaaaatcacgcggtctagattcaaacttagatttacttcataaaaaaaggcgcgggggtaaatatgtcatttcgctcatttaaatttctgaatttcgctccattctttctctctttctcagttCGATTCTTTCCTGTTCTCCGCGATTTGGTTTCagatttccataatctccagattcTCCGCGATTTGATTTTTGATGAATATTATCTGTCGattggtttatgtttctgatgtactgaaattcttatttaattaaattatattttgccgtttttgtgttaagatgatagttttggcttataaattttaggtttgcatcataaaatgatagttttgccggatacaatgatattctgagttgatagtttttggtgtataaaatgatactttcagccgatagaatgatactttcagactatagaatgatacttttacccaatagaatgataggtatttttggtgtataaaatgacatttttgtttaataaaatgatactttttccttaaaaaatgataatctaagcggataaaatgacagttagcttataaaaatgatagtttagctggagaaattgcatataagctgataaaatgatactttaacgtgacaaaatgacataaaactgataaaatgatacttttgcccgatagaatgataatttcagccgatagaatgataatttcagccgatagaatgataggtatttttggtgtataaaatgacatttttgtttaataaaatgatacttttaccttataaattgataatctaagcggataaaatgacatttagcttataaaaataatagtttagctggagaaattgcatataagctgataaaatgatactttaacgtgacaaaatgacataaaactgataaaatgatacttttacccgatagaatgatactttcagcctatagaatgatacttttgccgggtagaatgataggtatttttggtgtataaaatgacatttttgttcaattaaatgatacttttaccttataaaatgataatctaaggtgataaaatgacagttagcttataaaaatgatagtttagctggaaaaattgcatataagctgataaaatgatactttaacgtgacaaaatgacataaaactgataaaatgatacttttgcccgatagaatgatactttcagcctatagaatgatactttcagccgatagaatgataggtatttttggtgtataaaatgacatttttgtttaataaaatgatacttttaccttataaactgataatctaagcggataaaatgacatttagcttataaaaatgatagtttagctggagaaattgcatataagctgataaaatgatagtttaacgtgacaaaatgacataaaactaacaaaatgatacctttgcttgatagaa
It contains:
- the LOC121773841 gene encoding zinc finger protein ZAT10-like, coding for MDCPVSLRWNTRSCRPRPPHADEYAAATSLILLSESGGGFCSTTASDPTITSPPKMSITNPSGLIIRIKRQKVGSPDTPLPNPIYACWMCDKVFQCSQALGGHMTHHRAKKGKAGDDHHHHIHECSHCHEAFGTGQALGGHMLKHLDRSKLCHN